In the genome of Sphingomonas naphthae, one region contains:
- a CDS encoding inorganic phosphate transporter, protein MTTLAMPLLIGLIVLALAFDFINGLHDAANSIATVVSTRVLRPQYAVLWAAFFNFIAFLFFGLHVAETVGKGTIHVDIVDAQVIFGALMGAIAWNLITWGLGIPSSSSHALIGGLVGAGVSKGGIGVIEWAGLGKTVSAIVMSPAIGLLLALVLVLVTTWLFLRSTPLANDRRFRKLQLVSASLYSLGHGGNDAQKTMGIIAVLLYSQGLLGGSFHVPLWVVLSCQAAMGLGTLMGGWKIVHTMGSKITRLTPTQGFCAETGGAITLFAATWLGIPVSTTHTITGAIVGVGAARRMSAVRWSVASSIVVAWVVTLPASALIAAFFYWLAGAIGFLTHG, encoded by the coding sequence ATGACCACCCTCGCGATGCCGCTGCTGATCGGCCTGATCGTCCTCGCGCTGGCGTTCGATTTCATCAACGGCCTGCATGACGCCGCGAACTCCATCGCGACCGTCGTCTCCACCCGCGTGCTGCGCCCGCAATATGCGGTGCTGTGGGCGGCCTTCTTCAACTTCATCGCCTTCCTGTTCTTCGGCCTGCATGTCGCCGAGACGGTCGGCAAGGGCACGATCCACGTCGACATCGTCGACGCGCAGGTGATCTTCGGCGCGCTGATGGGCGCGATCGCGTGGAACCTCATCACCTGGGGCCTCGGCATCCCCTCCTCGTCCAGCCATGCGCTGATCGGCGGGCTGGTGGGCGCGGGCGTCTCCAAGGGCGGGATCGGCGTGATCGAATGGGCCGGGCTCGGCAAGACCGTGTCGGCCATCGTGATGTCGCCCGCGATCGGGCTCCTGCTGGCGCTGGTGCTGGTGCTGGTGACGACGTGGCTGTTCCTGCGATCGACCCCGCTCGCCAACGACCGCCGCTTCCGCAAGCTCCAGTTGGTCTCCGCCTCGCTCTATTCGCTGGGCCATGGCGGCAACGACGCGCAGAAGACGATGGGGATCATCGCCGTGCTGCTCTATTCGCAGGGCCTGCTGGGCGGCAGTTTCCATGTGCCCTTGTGGGTCGTCCTGTCCTGTCAGGCCGCGATGGGCCTCGGCACGCTGATGGGCGGGTGGAAGATCGTCCACACCATGGGCTCCAAGATCACCCGCCTGACGCCGACGCAGGGCTTCTGCGCGGAGACCGGCGGCGCGATCACGCTGTTCGCCGCGACCTGGCTGGGCATCCCCGTCTCGACGACCCACACCATCACCGGCGCGATCGTCGGCGTGGGCGCGGCGCGGCGCATGTCGGCGGTGCGGTGGAGCGTCGCCAGCAGCATCGTCGTCGCGTGGGTCGTCACCCTCCCCGCCTCCGCCCTGATCGCGGCCTTCTTCTACTGGCTGGCCGGCGCGATCGGCTTTCTGACGCACGGTTGA
- a CDS encoding M13 family metallopeptidase — protein MKHLLLATAALACAAAPLLAQTATPTEGDTATATQAKKYEPWGFDLSARDMAVKPGDDFDNYANGGWAKRTEIPGDQPSAGVGYDVFNLSQVQLRSLIEAAPATSLIGGLYKSFMDEARVDALGARPLAADLAKIAAVKDKAGFARLNGAQSAGFGLPLFSPFVYSDPNRPGINTFYIGQAGIGLPERDYYLKPDFQPQRTAYRAYIERALAMAGYPTPAAHADAIMAFETEIAKVSWAAADRRDLDKTNNPMTVAELKKLAPGFAWKEFLAGAMVGDPGTMIVQEKSAFPAIAAIFDKTPLDTLKAWNAFHTIYQASPYLAKTFVDSRFEFVRSLSGVSAQRPRWKRGTTLVDQSLGEELGRAYVERYFPASSKQEMEELVGNLKLAMGDRITAAPWMSAATKKEALAKLNAMKVMVGYPDKWRDYSKLKIDAADLYGNVERSHAFEWAYTLTDLNKPVDGGKWLMTPQTVNAYNGGEENKIVFPAGILQPPFFNPKADPAVNYGSIGAVIGHEISHGFDDQGRKIDATGKVRDWWTPEDAKRFDAQADIFGKQYDSYEPVAGTHVNGKLTMGENIADLAGLAVAHDAYLRSLGGKPAPVIDGLTGDQRFFLAFAQSWRDKQRDDAIRQQVASDPHTPSRFRVIGPVRDLDAWYAAFGVKPGDKYYVAPADRPRIW, from the coding sequence ATGAAGCATCTTCTCCTCGCCACGGCGGCGCTGGCGTGCGCGGCCGCGCCGCTGCTGGCGCAGACCGCCACACCCACCGAGGGCGACACCGCCACCGCCACGCAGGCGAAGAAATACGAACCCTGGGGCTTCGATCTGTCGGCCCGCGACATGGCGGTGAAGCCGGGCGACGATTTCGACAATTACGCCAATGGCGGCTGGGCCAAGCGCACCGAAATTCCGGGCGATCAGCCCTCGGCCGGCGTCGGCTACGATGTGTTCAACCTGTCGCAGGTGCAGCTGCGCAGCCTGATCGAGGCGGCGCCCGCCACCAGCCTGATCGGCGGCCTCTACAAGAGCTTCATGGACGAGGCGCGGGTCGACGCGCTCGGGGCCAGGCCGCTGGCGGCCGATCTGGCGAAGATCGCCGCGGTGAAGGACAAGGCGGGCTTCGCGCGGCTCAACGGCGCGCAGTCGGCGGGCTTCGGCCTGCCGCTGTTCAGCCCCTTCGTCTATTCAGATCCCAACCGGCCGGGCATCAACACCTTCTACATCGGCCAGGCGGGCATCGGCCTGCCCGAGCGCGATTATTATCTGAAGCCCGATTTCCAGCCGCAGCGCACCGCCTATCGCGCCTATATCGAACGCGCGCTGGCGATGGCGGGCTACCCGACGCCCGCCGCCCATGCCGATGCGATCATGGCGTTCGAGACCGAGATCGCCAAGGTCAGCTGGGCCGCCGCCGACCGCCGCGACCTCGACAAGACCAACAATCCGATGACCGTGGCCGAGCTCAAGAAACTGGCGCCCGGCTTTGCGTGGAAGGAGTTCCTCGCCGGCGCGATGGTCGGCGATCCGGGCACGATGATCGTGCAGGAAAAGAGCGCCTTCCCCGCGATCGCCGCCATCTTCGACAAGACGCCGCTCGATACGCTGAAGGCGTGGAATGCCTTCCACACCATCTACCAAGCCTCGCCCTATCTGGCGAAGACGTTCGTCGACAGCCGCTTCGAATTCGTCCGCTCGCTCTCGGGCGTGTCGGCGCAGCGGCCGCGCTGGAAGCGGGGCACCACTTTGGTCGATCAGTCGCTCGGCGAGGAGCTGGGCCGCGCTTATGTCGAACGCTATTTCCCCGCCTCCTCCAAGCAGGAGATGGAGGAACTCGTCGGCAATCTGAAGCTGGCGATGGGCGACCGCATCACCGCCGCGCCGTGGATGAGCGCCGCCACCAAGAAGGAGGCGCTGGCCAAGCTGAACGCCATGAAGGTGATGGTCGGCTATCCCGACAAATGGCGCGATTATTCCAAGCTGAAGATCGACGCCGCCGACCTTTACGGCAATGTCGAGCGGTCGCACGCCTTCGAATGGGCCTATACGCTCACCGATCTCAACAAGCCGGTCGATGGCGGCAAGTGGCTGATGACGCCGCAGACGGTGAACGCCTACAATGGCGGCGAGGAGAACAAGATCGTCTTCCCGGCGGGCATCCTCCAGCCGCCCTTCTTCAACCCCAAGGCCGATCCGGCGGTGAATTATGGGTCGATCGGTGCGGTGATCGGGCACGAGATCAGCCACGGCTTCGACGATCAGGGCCGCAAGATCGACGCCACCGGCAAGGTGCGCGACTGGTGGACGCCCGAGGACGCCAAGCGCTTCGACGCGCAGGCCGACATATTCGGCAAGCAATATGACAGCTACGAGCCGGTCGCCGGCACGCATGTGAACGGCAAGCTGACGATGGGTGAGAATATCGCCGACCTCGCGGGCCTCGCGGTGGCGCACGACGCCTACCTCCGCTCGCTGGGCGGCAAGCCCGCGCCGGTGATCGACGGCCTCACCGGCGACCAGCGCTTCTTCCTCGCCTTCGCCCAGAGCTGGCGCGACAAGCAGCGCGACGATGCGATCCGCCAGCAGGTCGCCTCCGACCCCCACACCCCCTCCCGCTTCCGCGTGATCGGGCCGGTGCGCGATCTGGACGCCTGGTATGCGGCGTTCGGGGTGAAACCGGGCGACAAATATTACGTCGCCCCGGCTGATCGGCCGCGCATCTGGTGA
- a CDS encoding aminotransferase — translation MNPLFAHLPTSVFEEMSLLARETGAINLGQGFPDGDGPEDIRRAAADHLLTGSNQYPPMMGLPALREAVAAHYGAHQGLALAAGNVLVTSGATEALAASILAIVRPGDEVILFAPVYDSYAPIVRQAGGVPRFVRLAPPGWRITREAVAATITPATRLIIVNNPMNPTGRMLDAGETALLADIAVAHDLTVICDEVWEHVLFDGRAHIPLIGLPGMADRTIKIGSAGKIFSMTGWKVGWVVAPPALVAQVARVHQFLTFTTPPALQAAVAYGLGKDMAYFEGMRAGYQRSRDRLAAALTDAGYAVLPSDASYFLCVDLAASGIVEADRAFALRIVREHGVAAIPISAFYESDPVTNVVRLCFAKADATLDEAARRLAAALRPPRSS, via the coding sequence ATGAACCCCCTGTTCGCCCACCTGCCCACCAGCGTGTTCGAGGAAATGTCGCTGCTCGCCCGCGAGACCGGCGCGATCAATCTCGGCCAGGGTTTTCCCGATGGCGACGGGCCGGAGGACATCCGCCGCGCCGCCGCCGATCATCTGCTGACCGGATCGAACCAATATCCGCCGATGATGGGGCTGCCCGCGCTGCGCGAGGCGGTGGCGGCGCATTATGGCGCGCATCAGGGGCTGGCGCTGGCGGCCGGCAACGTCCTGGTCACCTCGGGCGCGACGGAGGCGCTGGCGGCATCCATTCTGGCGATCGTCCGCCCCGGCGACGAGGTGATCCTGTTCGCGCCGGTCTATGATTCCTACGCGCCGATCGTGCGGCAGGCGGGTGGCGTGCCACGCTTCGTCCGCCTCGCCCCGCCGGGCTGGCGCATCACGCGCGAGGCCGTCGCGGCCACGATAACCCCCGCGACCCGGCTGATAATCGTCAACAATCCGATGAACCCGACCGGCCGGATGCTCGACGCCGGGGAAACCGCGCTACTGGCCGACATCGCCGTCGCCCACGACCTGACCGTCATCTGCGACGAGGTGTGGGAGCATGTGCTGTTCGACGGCCGCGCCCACATCCCGCTGATCGGCCTGCCCGGCATGGCCGATCGCACGATCAAGATCGGATCGGCCGGCAAGATCTTCTCGATGACCGGCTGGAAAGTCGGCTGGGTCGTCGCCCCGCCCGCGCTGGTGGCGCAGGTCGCGCGGGTCCACCAATTCCTGACCTTCACCACCCCGCCCGCCTTGCAGGCGGCGGTGGCTTATGGGCTGGGCAAGGACATGGCCTATTTTGAGGGCATGCGGGCGGGCTACCAGCGATCGCGCGACCGGCTGGCGGCGGCGCTGACGGATGCCGGCTATGCGGTGCTGCCATCCGACGCCTCCTACTTCCTGTGCGTCGATCTGGCGGCTTCAGGTATCGTGGAGGCCGATCGCGCCTTCGCGCTGCGTATCGTGCGGGAGCATGGTGTCGCCGCCATCCCGATCTCGGCCTTCTACGAAAGCGATCCGGTCACGAATGTGGTGCGGCTGTGCTTCGCCAAGGCCGACGCGACCTTGGACGAGGCCGCGCGGCGGTTGGCGGCGGCACTCCGCCCACCCCGTTCATCCTGA
- a CDS encoding DUF47 family protein — protein sequence MRQIAALPYRIEEDGSFRVMLITSRETKRWVIPKGNLIRGLPRHRAAGQEAWEEAGLTGVICPSSIGTYSYAKRRRSGAVRTADVDVFPLAVMGQDDDWPERLEREARWFTLSEAAGLVQEPGLKALIAGFRGPPQRESIITRALQRVRRTGGERIPMLKWFQALMPSQGSFFEQFEAHAATLVAGADALARLLESQDAAAIQTHAKTIVDEEHKADDIIRDVLQDVRRILVTPFDRSAITGLIGVMDDAIDQMNSFAKTITLYDVTRFQPEMRDMGGIIVEAARITAEVMPLLRSIGTNGARITELTERLVRIEGKADDIHDAGVHALYRASSEKPMEFIVGRELFSSLEKIVDRFEDVANEVQGLVIDHA from the coding sequence ATCAGGCAGATCGCCGCATTGCCCTATAGAATCGAGGAGGATGGCAGCTTCCGCGTGATGCTCATCACCTCGCGCGAGACGAAGCGGTGGGTGATCCCCAAGGGCAATCTGATCCGTGGCCTGCCGCGCCATCGCGCCGCCGGGCAGGAGGCGTGGGAAGAGGCCGGATTGACGGGTGTCATATGTCCGTCATCAATCGGCACGTACAGCTACGCCAAGCGGCGCCGTTCCGGTGCCGTAAGGACAGCCGACGTCGACGTGTTTCCGCTCGCGGTGATGGGCCAGGATGATGACTGGCCCGAACGCCTGGAGCGCGAGGCGCGTTGGTTCACGCTTTCCGAAGCCGCGGGCTTGGTGCAGGAGCCGGGGCTGAAGGCGCTGATCGCGGGCTTTCGTGGCCCGCCGCAGCGCGAGTCGATCATCACGCGCGCCCTCCAGCGGGTGCGTCGAACCGGAGGCGAGAGAATACCGATGCTCAAATGGTTTCAGGCGCTCATGCCGAGCCAGGGCAGCTTCTTCGAGCAGTTCGAGGCGCATGCCGCGACCCTGGTGGCCGGCGCCGACGCGCTCGCCCGCCTGCTCGAAAGCCAGGACGCCGCCGCGATCCAGACCCATGCGAAAACCATCGTCGACGAAGAGCATAAGGCGGACGACATCATCCGCGACGTGCTTCAGGACGTGCGCCGCATCCTCGTCACCCCCTTCGATCGCAGCGCCATCACCGGGCTGATCGGGGTGATGGACGACGCCATCGACCAGATGAACTCCTTCGCCAAGACGATCACCCTGTACGACGTGACCCGTTTCCAGCCGGAAATGCGCGACATGGGCGGCATCATCGTCGAGGCGGCGCGCATCACCGCCGAGGTGATGCCCCTCCTCCGCTCGATCGGCACCAACGGCGCGCGCATCACCGAACTGACCGAGCGGCTCGTCCGCATCGAGGGCAAGGCCGACGACATCCACGACGCCGGCGTCCACGCGCTCTATCGCGCCTCGTCGGAAAAGCCGATGGAATTCATCGTCGGGCGGGAGCTGTTTTCCAGCCTGGAGAAGATCGTCGATCGCTTCGAGGATGTCGCCAACGAGGTCCAGGGCCTCGTGATCGACCACGCCTGA